From a region of the Dictyostelium discoideum AX4 chromosome 2 chromosome, whole genome shotgun sequence genome:
- the cfaA gene encoding counting factor associated protein has protein sequence MKLLNSLILLVLTCLVSSINTQFISIQKYDFSGNCKNSSDSASSFEASSESAAICMQNDLLSGIVTNEGVCLIFNEVPTTFIISTKGDYIVRSIYDINDNNCQGGIIENKAIEIDECFVECADDYHGSTYLFSTETSLNYPSNTFMEISYNGECDGQWKTSFNYLQYYIVNKCNVAHEIETHTFSVGCNSTSSWVSEYAGEVCTVEPTVTTSYPIVDNCGDLDNSNFIDYCNI, from the exons atgaaattattaaactcactaattttattagttttaacTTGTTTGGTATCGTCAATCAATACTCAATTCATTTCCATTCAAAAGTATGATTTTAGTggaaattgtaaaaatagCTCAGATTCAGCAAGTAGTTTTGAAGCATCAAGCGAATCAGCAGCAATTTGTATgcaaaatgatttattatctGGTATAGTTACAAATGAGGGTGTTTGcttaatatttaatgaagTTCCAACTACATTCATTATATCAACAAAAGGTGATTACATTGTTCGTTCAATTTATGATATAAACGATAATAATTGTCAag GTggtattattgaaaataaagcaattgaaattgatgaatgTTTTGTTGAGTGTGCTGATGATTACCATGGAAGtacatatttattttcaactgAAACATCTTTAAATTACCCATCTAATACCTTCATGGAAATATCTTACAATGGTGAATGTGATGGACAATGGAAAACTAGTTTCAATTATCTTCAATATTACATTGTAAATAAATGTAATGTTGCACATGAAATTGAAACTCATACCTTTTCTGTAGGTTGTAATAGTACTTCTTCTTGGGTTAGTGAATACGCTGGTGAAGTTTGTACCGTTGAACCAACTGTTACCACATCTTATCCAATAGTTGATAATTGTGGAGATTTAGATAATTCCAACTTTATTGATTATTGtaacatttaa
- the rpl4 gene encoding 60S ribosomal protein L4: MTTRPFVQVFDAQNKVVGKVKLPNVLTTPIRPDLVNFVHTNLNKNARQAYGAAPYAGEQTSAESWGTGRAVARIPRVPGSGTHRSGQGAFGNMCRGGRMYGPNKTWRRWNRKVNVNQKRYAVVSALAASAVPALVMARGHRINGINEVPLVIANESVDTLQKTKAAVELLKKINAYADVTKVIDSKHIRAGAGKARNRRYKVRKGPLVVVSGKTTVSQALRNIPGVEVANVSRLNLLKLAPGGHLGRFIIWTKSAFEQLDSTFGTFAKSSAQKKGYTLPRPMIANADIVRLVNSDEIQAAVRASKVVVKRPTAPVRRSNPLKNLRAMIKLNPAAVSTRRTQVKSLKSKGIKVSKKNQLRAKLVAATFNQ, translated from the exons ATG ACTACTCGTCCATTTGTCCAAGTCTTTGATGCCCAAAACAAAGTTGTAGGTAAAGTTAAGCTCCCAAATGTCTTGACCACCCCAATCCGTCCAGATTTAGTTAACTTTGTCCACACCAACTTAAACAAGAATGCTCGTCAAGCTTATGGTGCTGCTCCATACGCTGGTGAACAAACCTCTGCTGAATCATGGGGTACTGGTCGTGCTGTCGCTCGTATTCCTCGTGTTCCAGGTTCAGGTACACACCGTTCAGGTCAAGGTGCCTTCGGTAACATGTGTAGAGGTGGTCGTATGTATGGTCCAAACAAGACCTGGAGACGTTGGAATCGTAAAGTTAACGTCAACCAAAAGAGATACGCTGTTGTCTCAGCTTTAGCTGCCTCAGCTGTCCCAGCCCTCGTTATGGCTCGTGGTCACAGAATCAATGGTATCAATGAAGTCCCATTAGTCATTGCCAACGAATCCGTTGACACCCTCCAAAAAACCAAAGCTGccgttgaattattaaagaaaatcaacGCCTACGCTGATGTCACCAAAGTCATCGACTCCAAACATATTCGTGCTGGTGCTGGTAAAGCAAGAAACAGACGTTACAAAGTCCGTAAAGGTCCATTAGTCGTCGTCTCTGGTAAGACTACCGTCTCCCAAGCCTTACGTAACATCCCAGGTGTTGAAGTTGCCAACGTCTCAAGACTCAACTTATTAAAATTAGCACCAGGTGGTCACTTAGGTAGATTCATCATCTGGACTAAATCCGCTTTCGAACAATTAGACTCAACCTTTGGTACCTTTGCCAAATCATCTGCTCAAAAGAAAGGTTACACTCTCCCACGTCCAATGATTGCTAACGCTGATATTGTCAGACTCGTCAACTCTGATGAAATCCAAGCTGCCGTTAGAGCCAGCAAAGTCGTCGTCAAACGTCCAACTGCCCCAGTTCGTCGTTCTAACCCATTAAAGAACTTACGTGCTATGATTAAATTAAACCCAGCCGCCGTCTCAACCCGTCGTACTCAagttaaatcattaaaatcaaaaggtATCAAAGTTAgcaaaaagaatcaattaagAGCTAAATTAGTTGCTGCCACTTTCAaccaataa
- a CDS encoding SAC3/GANP family protein — MSIFGNKSWVEITEEDEEIQASPQLSSNQDDDNIKKLESLIISDTTNNKNENNNNNINNNNNNNNNNNNNNNNNNNNNNKSNINKKASPLKKNTMTPRTSIKSKYLANKLNKRSTIQIPIQKGGSTTASNKKQKEKAKKEEEEVEEEGEEEEEDEYDEYDEDNDDYDEEDQEQDYDEDYDEEEEEEEDTYHTPQKRANNSNNKFNINSNNRYVQQHQHQQQQQQNNYNNNNQTSSPQQHYRTKEDIFFRKNLLPSPSPPQHHQQQQQQQQGKFTGRDLRDLINEEKKKNPQIHQQMKSPQHNNNNNSNSSTPTKGDLRDLIENEKRKTPTSSPQQQQKQHHQEGEDTPSSLMSARFSRFNSPSSSPQPHQQQQQQQQQQQQQQQQQQQHKPQQRSNLSTPITKRRDIEDLTPYSSPNPSTPIQRNNSNNNRNSQNSPSITPTRGPLKFNVDSPKQPIVFNNQNNQNNNNNNNNNNNNNNNNNNNNNNNNNNKNVKLTNESIDLNSVKPIIGTCKDYEKSYLRLTGPADPAKIRSIEILETWFPKLIRKYQNNKNFNYALDQLKSIRQDLMVQHIRNKFTVNVYEANAKICLENSDFIEFGQCLSQIKELYHSISDQSCLENKFEFISYDLLFNLIFIKDNELELISLLPKILNDESFYSNENIKHTFEIIKSVLENNYCKFNKLYLTCYNMEKYLLEKILNDRFRVYSINAMIKSYKPSIHLNLLEKQLSFSNQEQLLKFLDSNYPNNIIDIEKQELICSTKKEIKKKNKKKNN; from the exons ATGTCTATCTTTGGTAATAAATCATGGGTAGAAATAacagaagaagatgaagagaTACAAGCATCACCTCAACTATCAAGTAAtcaagatgatgataatattaaaaaattagaaagtTTAATAATCTCTGAtactacaaataataaaaatgaaaataacaataataatattaataataataataataataataataataataataataataataataataataataataataataataaaagtaatattaataaaaaagcaTCACCACTTAAAAAGAATACAATGACACCAAGaacttcaattaaatctaaatatttagcaaataaattaaataaaagatcAACAATTCAAATTCCAATTCAAAAGGGAGGTAGTACTACTgcatcaaataaaaaacaaaaagagaaagcaaaaaaagaagaagaggaagttGAGGAGGAAGGTGAAGAGGAGGAAGAGGATGAATATGATGAAtatgatgaagataatgacGATTATGATGAGGAGGATCAAGAACAAGATTATGATGAAGATTATgatgaggaagaagaagaagaagaggatacCTATCATACCCCTCAAAAAAGagcaaataatagtaataataaattcaacattaatagtaataatagatatgtacaacaacaccaacaccaacaacaacaacaacaaaataattataacaataataatcaaacctCTTCACCTCAACAACATTATCGAACTAAAGAGGATATTTTCTTTAGAAAGAATTTACttccatcaccatcaccaccacaacaccaccaacaacaacaacaacaacaacaaggtAAATTTACAGGTAGAGATCTTagagatttaattaatgaagaaaagaaaaaaaatcctCAAATTCATCAACAGATGAAATCGCCTcaacataataataacaataatagtaatagtagtacaCCAACTAAAGGTGATTTAAgggatttaattgaaaatgaaaaaagaaaaacacctacatcatcaccacaacaacaacaaaaacaacatcatcaagaAGGTGAAGATACACCATCTTCTCTAATGTCTGCTAGATTCTCAAGATTTaattcaccatcatcatcaccacaaccacaccaacaacaacaacaacaacaacaacaacaacaacaacaacaacaacaacaacaacaacataaaCCACAACAAagatcaaatttatcaacacCAATAACAAAAAGAAGAGATATTGAAGATTTAACTCCTTATTCTTCACCAAATCCTTCAACACCAATTCaaagaaataatagtaataacaatagaaATTCACAAAATTCACCATCTATAACACCAACAAGAGGaccattaaaatttaatgttGACTCACCTAAACAaccaattgtttttaataatcaaaataatcaaaataataataataataataataataataataataataataataataataataataataataataataataataataataaaaatgtaaaattaacaaacgaatcaattgatttaaatagtGTAAAACCAATTATTGGAACATGTAAAGATTATGAAAAATCATATCTTAGATTAACAGGACCAGCTGATCCAGCAAAAATTAGATCCATTGAGATTTTAGAAACTTGGTTTCCAAAATTGATTAGgaaatatcaaaataataaaaatttcaattatgcattggatcaattaaaatcCATTAGACAAGATTTAATGGTACAACATATAAGAAATAAATTCACTGTCAATGTTTATGAGGCAAATGCAAAAATATGTTTAGAGAATTCAGATTTCATTGAATTTGGTCAATGTTTATcacaaattaaagaattatatCATTCAATTTCTGATCAATCttgtttagaaaataaatttgaatttatatcttatgatttattatttaatttaatttttattaaagataatg aattagaattaatatcattattaccaaaaattttaaatgatgaaagtttttattcaaatgaaaatattaaacatacatttgaaattattaaatcagttttggaaaataattattgtaaatttaataaattatatttaacgTGTTATAATATGGAAAAATACCTTTTggaaaagattttaaatgataGATTTAGAGTCTATTCTATAAATGCAATGATAAAATCCTATAAACCATccattcatttaaatttattggaaaaacaattatctttttcaaacCAAGAACAgctattaaaatttttggaTTCAAATTAcccaaataatataattgatatagaaaaacaagaattaatttgttcaacaaaaaaagaaataaaaaaaaaaaacaaaaaaaaaaataattaa
- the cfaB gene encoding counting factor associated protein has product MKLLNSLILLVLTCLVSSINTQFISIQKYDFSGNCKNSSDSASSFEASSESAAICMQNDLLSGIVTNEGVCLIFNEIPTTFLISSNGDYVVILLEIEQLKLVNVLLSVLMITTEVHIYFQLKHLSITHLIPTLKYLTMANVMDNGKLVLTIFNITLSINVMLHMKLKLIPFL; this is encoded by the exons atgaaattattaaactcactaattttattagttttaacTTGTTTGGTATCGTCAATCAATACTCAATTCATTTCCATTCAAAAGTATGATTTTAGTggaaattgtaaaaatagtTCAGATTCAGCAAGTAGTTTTGAAGCATCAAGCGAATCAGCAGCAATTTGTATgcaaaatgatttattatctGGTATAGTTACAAATGAGGGTGTTTGcttaatatttaatgaaatccCAACTACATTCCTTATATCATCAAATGGTGATTACGTT GTAATATTATTGGAAATAGAgcaattaaaattggtgaatGTTTTGTTGAGTGTGCTGATGATTACCACGGAAGtacatatttattttcaactgAAACATCTTTCAATTACCCATCTAATACCTACATTGAAATATCTTACAATGGCGAATGTGATGGACAATGGAAAACTGGTTTTAACTATCTTCAATATTACATTGTCAATAAATGTAATGTTGCACATGAAATTGAAACTCATACCTTTTCTGTAG
- a CDS encoding hypothetical protein (Similar to Mus musculus (Mouse). DNA polymerase theta short isoform) has translation MRQLLSTLFIQSAENQSLFIFSEIEMKILPIFAMMEFVGIGFNEKICESGREKVQNKINYLEYKAKVLLPGKVFSLSSTEDISQLLFQDLKIPVPEIAKANQQYNGNKGGGGCGGGVRRQNYSTKGAVLEHISHHHPLPGLIIEIRKLTHHITHYVDILGKYEYHSDRFNMRRIYSTIQQTVVPTGRISMAFPNLQNISHPIEFRVAPSETDLQSQDSIKSFQDEIHTFDYTNDQNFKNLLEIESRCSFTKVSLRNSFTCANGYVLLSADYSQLELRILTHYSKDPNLIEMFNYSRELDVFKCIAHQLSGVDYEKVSDEERNFAKHLVYGILYGMGINSIASELKVDKEKAKVQLERFKNTYRTLIDFLESIEDRVFIDAYIKTLFGRIRNFSAIHDPKTLPKDIGKIKRGARNSVPQGTAADITKLAMINIQSQFDQLSINVHMVLQLHDELLFEVPLTDIDQSAKIIKESMENVVKLNVPLPIKMSIGTNWGSLESFNFNFTYSQQPKNKYPNN, from the coding sequence ATGAGACAATTACTTTCAacattatttattcaaaGTGCAGAAAATCaaagtttatttatattttcagagattgaaatgaaaattttaccAATATTTGCAATGATGGAATTTGTTGGAATTGGATTTAATGAAAAGATTTGTGAAAGTGGTAGAGAAAAAgttcaaaataaaatcaattatttagaaTATAAAGCAAAGGTGTTATTACCTGGTAAAGTGTTTTCATTATCAAGTACAGAAGATATttcacaattattatttcaagaTTTAAAGATACCAGTACCAGAGATTGCAAAAGCCAATCAACaatataatggtaataaaggtggtggtggttgtggtggtggggTTAGAAGACAAAATTATTCAACCAAAGGAGCAGTTTTAGAACATATTAGTCATCATCATCCATTACCAggtttaataattgaaattcgTAAATTAACTCATCATATTACCCATTATGTTGATATATTGGGAAAGTATGAATATCATTCAGATCGATTCAATATGAGAAGAATTTATTCAACCATTCAACAAACTGTTGTACCAACTGGTAGAATTTCAATGGCTTTTCCAAATCTTCAAAATATTTCTCATCCAATTGAGTTTAGAGTTGCTCCATCGGAAACTGATTTACAATCACAGGATTCTATAAAGAGTTTTCAAGATGAAATTCATACATTTGATTATACAAATGATCAAAATTTTAAGAATCTATTGGAAATTGAATCACGTTGTAGTTTTACGAAAGTATCACTTAGAAATTCTTTTACTTGTGCCAATGGTTATGTTTTATTATCAGCAGATTATAGTCAATTGGAATTGAGAATTTTAACACATTATTCAAAGgatccaaatttaattgaaatgttTAACTATAGTAGAGAATTAGATGTTTTCAAATGTATCGCTCATCAATTAAGTGGTGTTGATTATGAAAAGGTATCAGATGAAGAAAGAAATTTCGCTAAACATTTAGTTTATGGTATTCTTTATGGTATGGgtataaattcaattgcttcagaattaaaagttgataaagaaaaagcAAAAGTACAATTggaaagatttaaaaatacctATCGTACTTTAATAGATTTCTTAGAGTCAATTGAAGATAGAGTTTTCATTGATGCTtatattaaaactttatttggTAGAATTAGAAATTTCTCGGCAATTCATGATCCAAAAACTTTACCAAAAGatattggtaaaattaaaagaggtGCTCGTAATTCTGTTCCTCAAGGTACTGCTGCCGATATTACAAAATTAGCAATGATTAATATTCAATCACAATTTGATCAATTATCAATCAATGTTCATATGGTATTACAACTTCATGATGAATTACTCTTTGAAGTACCTTTAACTGATATCGACCAATCAgcaaaaattataaaagagTCAATGGAAAATGTTGTTAAATTGAATGTTCCTTTGCCAATTAAAATGTCTATTGGCACTAATTGGGGTTCTTTagaatcttttaattttaattttacttattctcaacaaccaaaaaataaatatccaaataattaa